GGCCCGAAGGCGCTCACCCGCGTGCGTCTCACCACGCACATGGTGGCCACGACCTTCCTCGTGAACGCCATCCTGCTCGGCATCATCGCCTACCGGCAGATCGGCAACCCGGCATGGGACTTCTGGCTCCAGATCCCCTACCTCGTCTTCGCCGCATATCTGTTCGCCCAGGCCCGCCGGCTCAAGATGCGCGTCGCCGAGCTCGTCGGCGCCGCCGCCCAGCGCATCGGCCTCACCCGCGTGCCGAAGAAGTAGCCTCACCCGCGGGATTCCAGCCGTGGACCGCCTCAGCGACTACGATTTCACGCTCCCCGACGAGCTCATTGCGTCGCGTCCGCTCGAGCGGCGCGACGCCTCGCGCATGCTCGTCGTCGACCGCACCGCCGGCACGATCACGCATCGCCAGTTCACGGATTTCCCCGGCTACCTCCGCCCCGGCGACCTTGCCGTCCTGAACAACTCCCGGGTCATCCGCGCCCGCATGTTCAGCGAGGACGGCCGCATCGAGCTGCTTCTTCTCGAGGAACTCGCTCCCCGTCGCTGGCGTTGCCTCGTCAAACCCGGCCGCCGCATGCGCCTTGGCGCCACCTGCCGCGCCGGCGGCGCGAATCTCACCGTCGTCGACGTCGAGCCCACCGGCGAACGCGTCGTGGAAGCCGATGTCCCCATCGACTTCTCCCGCGGCGAGCTTCCCATCCCGCCCTACATGGACCGCCCGGCCGACACGGAGGACGACACCCGTTATCAGACGGTCTTCGCCGGCCCCGAGGGTTCCGTCGCCGCCCCCACCGCCGGCCTGCACTTCACGCCCGAGGTGCTCGCCCGCGTTCCGCACACCTTCCTCACCCTCCACGTCGGCATCGGCACCTTCCAGCCCGTCAAGGTCGAAGACCTCGGCGAACACGTGATGCACGAGGAACGCTACACCATCGACGAGCCCGCCGCCGCCGCCATCAATGCCGCGAATCGCCTCGTTGCCATCGGCACCACGAGCTGCCGCGTCCTCGAAAGTCAGCCGCCCGGCCCGGTCGTTCCCCACAGCGGACGAACCCGCATCTTCCTCCGGCCCCCGGCACAGCTCCAGCGCATCGGCGCCCTCCTCACGAACTTCCACCTCCCGAAGTCCACCCTTCTCATGCTCGTGAGCGCCTTTGCCGGCAGCGATCTCGTCCGCGCCGCCTACGAGGAAGCCATCCGCGAACGCTACCGCTTCTTCAGCTACGGCGACTGCATGCTCATCCTGTGAGGCGCGCCCACCGCGATAAACATTGACTCTTTCCAACGGATCGGCCGACGCTACGAACGCGCTGCGAAAAACCTCCTCGAGAATATGAAAAAAGGTTTCAGCCCCGTTTCGAAATTCTCCGCGATCCTTCTGGCGATCGGAGTTCTCACCGGCACCGCGCAAGCCACGATCACCTACACCGTCCACGAACAGGCCGGCGCCGTCGTGTTCGATTACTCGGGATCGATTGATCTCGCCTCGGCCACATTCTCATTCGGATTTTCCAGCGGAATCGTCGGAGAATTCATCGGTTCTCCGGGCTACGTGAAGAGCCTCACTGGAAACATTTCGGTCTATACAACCAACTTCACATCGGCCTCTTCTCTCGGCCCCGGTTTCGCCAGTGGCGGAGCAGTTTCTGGAAGCTCCCTAGGTCTGGTGGATGTCTCCGGGGTAAATACCGACCAGATCTATCTGCCCTCGGGTTACGTCTCCGGCTCGAACATCTCGGGAAGCCTGACCTTTTCCGGACAAAGCTTTTCCTCCCTGGGCCTGACTCCTGGCTCCACGACCTGGACATGGTCGAACGGCGTCGGTTCGGACTCCGCGACCTTCAACATCGTCGCAGTTCCCGAGCCATCGACCACGCTCCTTCTGGGCGCGGCGGCCGCCGTCGCGATCATCGCCCGGCGACGCAAGGGCCTGCCCCCGATCAGCCCTTGAGCGCTCGCCGCTCCTGGAAAAACGCCCGGAGCAGCCCGACGCATTCGTCCGCGCGCACTCCGCTCGCAATCTCGCAGCGGTGGTTCAGTTCGGTGGTCTGCAGGAGGTTGATCCATCCACCAGCCGCGCCGCCCTTCGCATCGCCGCAGCCGAAGATCACCCGACGCAGCCGGGCATGCACGAGCGCCCCGGCGCACATCGGGCAGGGCTCCTTGGTCACGTAAAGGTCGCAATCCGTCAGTCGCCAGTCGCCCACCGCGTTCTCCGCCTGGGTGATTGCCAGCATCTCGGCGTGGGCCGTCGCATCCTTCAGCGTCTCCACCTGGTTCCACGCGCGGGCGATGATCTTTCCTCCACGCACGACCACCGCGCCGATCGGCACCTCGGCGGCCTCGTAGGCGCGAAGGGCCTGGCGCAACGCCTCCCCCATGAAGTGCGCATCGCTTCCCAGATCGATGATCAGCTCGTCTTCCACGCATTCGCTATAGCGCGAAGCCGCCGCTTCCGCCTAAAACAAACGCCGTGAATTCCATCATCGTTGCCCCATCCATCCTCGCGAGCGACTTCGCCCGGGTTGGAGAAGAAGCCGCCTCCGTCACCGCTGCCGGTGCGGATTGGATCCACTGCGACATCATGGACGGCCATTTCGTGGACAACATTTCGTTCGGTCCCGCGTTCGTCGAGGCCGTCAGCCGTCACACCACCCTTCCGCTCGACGTCCATCTCATGGTCACGCGCCCGGACCACTTCTTCCCGCGATTCACCGAGGTCGCCTCCTCGATCACCGTGCACGTCGAAGCCAATCACGACGTGGCGGCGACTCTCGCAAAGATCCGCAAAGCCGGCTGCAAGGCCGGTCTCGCGATCAGCCCGCCGACCGACGTCGAAGCCATCAAGCCCTACTTCGGCCAGTTCGATATCCTTCTCGTCATGACCG
This genomic window from Chthoniobacterales bacterium contains:
- the queA gene encoding tRNA preQ1(34) S-adenosylmethionine ribosyltransferase-isomerase QueA; amino-acid sequence: MDRLSDYDFTLPDELIASRPLERRDASRMLVVDRTAGTITHRQFTDFPGYLRPGDLAVLNNSRVIRARMFSEDGRIELLLLEELAPRRWRCLVKPGRRMRLGATCRAGGANLTVVDVEPTGERVVEADVPIDFSRGELPIPPYMDRPADTEDDTRYQTVFAGPEGSVAAPTAGLHFTPEVLARVPHTFLTLHVGIGTFQPVKVEDLGEHVMHEERYTIDEPAAAAINAANRLVAIGTTSCRVLESQPPGPVVPHSGRTRIFLRPPAQLQRIGALLTNFHLPKSTLLMLVSAFAGSDLVRAAYEEAIRERYRFFSYGDCMLIL
- the rpe gene encoding ribulose-phosphate 3-epimerase produces the protein MNSIIVAPSILASDFARVGEEAASVTAAGADWIHCDIMDGHFVDNISFGPAFVEAVSRHTTLPLDVHLMVTRPDHFFPRFTEVASSITVHVEANHDVAATLAKIRKAGCKAGLAISPPTDVEAIKPYFGQFDILLVMTVNPGFGGQPFLPETMEKVRYGARMREELQLDFDIEVDGGINVTTARAAIDAGATLLVAGTSVFRAEDRTAEIARLRSA
- the tadA gene encoding tRNA adenosine(34) deaminase TadA is translated as MEDELIIDLGSDAHFMGEALRQALRAYEAAEVPIGAVVVRGGKIIARAWNQVETLKDATAHAEMLAITQAENAVGDWRLTDCDLYVTKEPCPMCAGALVHARLRRVIFGCGDAKGGAAGGWINLLQTTELNHRCEIASGVRADECVGLLRAFFQERRALKG
- a CDS encoding PEP-CTERM sorting domain-containing protein (PEP-CTERM proteins occur, often in large numbers, in the proteomes of bacteria that also encode an exosortase, a predicted intramembrane cysteine proteinase. The presence of a PEP-CTERM domain at a protein's C-terminus predicts cleavage within the sorting domain, followed by covalent anchoring to some some component of the (usually Gram-negative) cell surface. Many PEP-CTERM proteins exhibit an unusual sequence composition that includes large numbers of potential glycosylation sites. Expression of one such protein has been shown restore the ability of a bacterium to form floc, a type of biofilm.); the encoded protein is MKKGFSPVSKFSAILLAIGVLTGTAQATITYTVHEQAGAVVFDYSGSIDLASATFSFGFSSGIVGEFIGSPGYVKSLTGNISVYTTNFTSASSLGPGFASGGAVSGSSLGLVDVSGVNTDQIYLPSGYVSGSNISGSLTFSGQSFSSLGLTPGSTTWTWSNGVGSDSATFNIVAVPEPSTTLLLGAAAAVAIIARRRKGLPPISP